One Brassica napus cultivar Da-Ae chromosome C2, Da-Ae, whole genome shotgun sequence DNA window includes the following coding sequences:
- the LOC106441081 gene encoding cyclin-D1-1-like, translating to MSGRRLSDCCKDMDLLCGEDSSDVFSGESTADISSEEIDSWPEESIASCIEDERHFVPGLDYLSRFHSQSLDASAREDSVSWILKVQAYYKFQPLTAYLAVNYMDRFLYARRLPETSGWPMQLLAVACLSLAAKMEEVLVPLLFDFQVEGVKYIFEAKTIQRMELLVLSVLDWRLRSVTPFSFLSFFAYKIDPQGTSLGFFLTHATKIILSNIKEASFLDYRPSSIAAAAILCVANELPSLSSAVNPNESPETWCDGLSKEKIVRCYRLMKAMAIENNRRNSPKVIAKLRVSVRAASTLMMPSEEPSFSSSASLSSPCKRRKLSDYSWVGDDNSSSE from the exons ATGAGTGGCCGCCGTCTCAGCGACTGCTGCAAGGATATGGACTTGTTATGCGGAGAGGATTCCTCCGACGTGTTTTCCGGCGAATCAACGGCTGATATCTCGTCGGAGGAGATTGATTCTTGGCCTGAGGAGTCAATAGCAAGCTGTATAGAGGACGAGAGACACTTTGTTCCAGGACTTGACTATCTCTCTAGGTTCCACTCTCAATCTCTCGACGCTTCCGCTCGAGAAGACTCTGTCTCATGGATACTCAAG GTACAAGCGTATTACAAGTTTCAGCCTTTAACGGCGTACCTCGCCGTTAACTACATGGATCGGTTTCTCTACGCTCGCCGGTTACCG GAAACGAGTGGTTGGCCAATGCAGCTTTTAGCAGTGGCATGCTTGTCTTTAGCTGCCAAGATGGAGGAAGTTCTCGTTCCTCTTCTTTTTGATTTCCAG GTTGAAGGAGTGAAGTATATATTTGAGGCAAAGACGATACAAAGAATGGAACTTCTTGTTCTGAGTGTGTTAGATTGGAGACTAAGATCCGTTACACCCTTCAGCTTCCTCAGCTTCTTTGCTTACAAGATTGATCCTCAGGGAACCTCTCTTGGGTTCTTTCTCACGCATGCAACTAAGATTATACTCTCCAACATTAAAG AAGCGAGCTTTCTTGATTACAGACCATCGAGCATAGCTGCAGCTGCTATTCTATGTGTAGCCAACGAGCTACCTTCTTTATCCTCTGCTGTAAACCCCAACGAGAGCCCTGAGACTTGGTGTGATGGATTAAGCAAA gaGAAGATTGTGAGATGCTACAGGCTAATGAAAGCCATGGCGATAGAGAATAACAGGAGAAATTCACCAAAAGTGATAGCAAAGCTCAGAGTGAGCGTAAGAGCAGCATCCACATTGATGATGCCAAGTGAAGAACCCTCTTTCTCATCATCAGCATCCTTATCTTCTCCATGTAAAAGAAGGAAACTAAGTGATTACTCGTGGGTAGGTGATGACAACTCCAGCTCAGAATAA